One Streptomyces sp. NBC_01217 genomic region harbors:
- a CDS encoding 5'-3' exonuclease, with translation MLLDTASLYYRAYFGIPDSVRAPDGTPVNAARGLLDFIGRLVQDHRPDDLVACMDADWRPHWRVELIPSYKAHRVAVETAEGLPDEEETPDTLAPQVPIIEDVLDALGIARVGVAQYEADDVIGTLTALATGPVDIVTGDRDLYQLVDDARGVRVLYPLKGVGSLQLTDEAWLREKYGVDGSGYVDLALLRGDPSDGLPGVPGIGEKTAAKLLDAFGDLAGIMAAVDDPSAALTPSQRKRLDGARDYVAVAPTVVRVAGDVPLPEFDPALPTGPRDPAALEALAKQWGLGGALQRLLSTLRD, from the coding sequence ATGCTCCTCGACACCGCTTCCCTCTACTACCGCGCCTACTTCGGGATCCCCGATTCGGTACGCGCCCCGGACGGGACGCCGGTCAACGCCGCGCGCGGGCTGCTCGACTTCATCGGGCGCCTGGTGCAGGACCACCGGCCGGACGATCTGGTCGCCTGCATGGACGCGGACTGGCGGCCGCACTGGCGGGTGGAGCTGATCCCTTCGTACAAGGCGCACCGCGTCGCGGTGGAGACCGCCGAGGGCCTGCCGGACGAGGAGGAGACCCCCGACACCCTGGCCCCGCAGGTGCCGATCATCGAGGACGTGCTCGACGCACTCGGTATCGCCCGGGTCGGCGTCGCGCAGTACGAGGCGGACGATGTGATCGGCACGCTCACCGCCCTGGCCACCGGCCCCGTCGACATCGTCACCGGCGACCGGGACCTATATCAGCTGGTCGACGACGCCCGCGGGGTGCGGGTGCTCTACCCGCTGAAGGGGGTCGGCTCGCTCCAGCTGACGGATGAGGCATGGCTGAGGGAGAAGTACGGGGTGGACGGCTCCGGCTATGTCGATCTGGCGCTGCTGCGCGGTGACCCGAGCGACGGGCTGCCGGGCGTCCCGGGCATCGGCGAGAAGACAGCCGCGAAACTGCTGGACGCCTTCGGCGATCTGGCCGGAATCATGGCCGCGGTCGACGATCCCTCCGCCGCACTGACGCCCTCGCAGCGCAAGCGGCTCGACGGGGCCAGGGACTACGTGGCCGTCGCACCGACGGTGGTCCGCGTCGCCGGTGACGTACCGCTGCCGGAGTTCGACCCCGCGCTGCCCACCGGGCCCCGCGATCCCGCAGCCCTGGAAGCACTTGCGAAGCAGTGGGGACTGGGCGGCGCCCTGCAGCGCCTGCTCTCCACACTCCGCGACTGA
- a CDS encoding ABC transporter permease/substrate binding protein, with amino-acid sequence MFRLHLGDWVDSAVDWLQTHLSWLFDAISSVVSGMFDGIAAVLSAPAPLLFAGIVAVIAWWLRGLLAGVLAFAGFALIDSVELWDEAMDTLTLVLVATIIALVLAVPLGIWASRSKTVSAVTRPVLDFMQTMPAMVYLIPGVIFFGVGVVPGIIATIIFSLPPGVRMTELGIRQVDGDLVEAAEAFGTTRRNTLLRVQLPLALPTIMAGINQVIMLGLSMVVIAGMVGGGGLGGAVYRAIGNVDVGLGFEAGISIVIVAMYLDRMTGALGREVSPLARRALARAQSLAGGLKVWNHRPQPLVAVVGVVVLALVAGGMGLFGSSGRDDGSATTADASKIGAGKKISMGYIPWDEGIASTFLWKEMLERRGFEVDVKQYEAGALYTGMANGQIDFETDSWLPVTHASYWKKYQDRLEDMGSWFGPTSLELAVPSYVKDVRSLDDLKGKSSQFKGRVVGIEPSAGETGLLKDKILPGYGLDKEYKVVDGSTPSMLAELKRAYAKKEPIVVPLWSPHWAYNQYDLTKLKDPKNLWGKGDGIHTLARKGFSADNPEVGTWLKNFQMTEEQLTSLEAGIQKAGSGNEQEAVRTWLKANPGVADKWTPVAGTGTSKGAGGKDERDRAVEMAWFPWEEDIAATYLWKAVLEERGYRINLKQFEVGPMYTAMSRGQIDVQFDGWLPYTQKNYWEKYGSQLTDIGSWYGPTSIEVAVPSYVKDVRSLADLKGKSSQFKGRIIGIEPGTATMENLKTNVLPAYGLDKEYEVVDSSTPGMLAELKRAYAKKEPIAVLLWTPHWAYSEYGMTKLKDPEKAFGNGDRLHTIASKDFPRTYPQLTKWFKDFELSENQLAGLENQIQKHGTGHEEEAVKAWMEKNPGIADTMAPQ; translated from the coding sequence GTGTTTAGGCTCCACCTCGGCGACTGGGTCGACTCCGCGGTCGACTGGCTCCAGACCCACCTGTCCTGGCTGTTCGACGCGATCAGCTCGGTCGTCAGCGGCATGTTCGACGGCATCGCCGCCGTCCTCTCCGCCCCCGCACCGCTCCTCTTCGCGGGCATCGTCGCCGTCATCGCCTGGTGGCTGCGCGGCCTGCTCGCGGGTGTGCTGGCCTTCGCGGGCTTCGCCCTGATCGACTCCGTCGAGCTGTGGGACGAAGCGATGGACACCCTCACCCTGGTGCTCGTCGCCACCATCATCGCGCTGGTGCTGGCCGTGCCGCTGGGCATCTGGGCGTCCCGCTCCAAGACCGTCAGCGCGGTGACCCGGCCGGTCCTGGACTTCATGCAGACCATGCCCGCCATGGTCTATCTGATCCCCGGCGTCATCTTCTTCGGCGTCGGCGTGGTCCCCGGCATCATCGCCACCATCATCTTCTCGCTGCCGCCGGGCGTCCGGATGACCGAACTCGGCATCCGCCAGGTCGACGGCGACCTCGTCGAGGCGGCCGAGGCGTTCGGCACCACCCGGCGCAACACCCTGCTGCGGGTGCAGCTGCCGCTCGCCCTGCCCACGATCATGGCGGGCATCAACCAGGTCATCATGCTGGGTCTGTCCATGGTGGTCATCGCGGGCATGGTCGGCGGCGGCGGCCTCGGCGGCGCCGTCTACCGGGCCATCGGCAACGTCGACGTCGGCCTCGGCTTCGAGGCGGGCATCTCCATCGTCATCGTGGCGATGTACCTGGACCGGATGACCGGCGCGCTCGGCCGCGAGGTCTCCCCGCTCGCCCGCCGCGCCCTCGCCAGGGCGCAGTCGCTGGCCGGCGGACTCAAGGTCTGGAACCACCGTCCGCAGCCCCTCGTCGCGGTCGTCGGTGTCGTCGTCCTCGCGCTCGTCGCGGGCGGCATGGGCCTCTTCGGCTCATCCGGCCGGGACGACGGCTCCGCCACCACCGCCGACGCCTCGAAGATCGGTGCGGGCAAGAAGATCAGCATGGGCTACATCCCGTGGGACGAGGGCATCGCCTCCACCTTCCTTTGGAAGGAGATGCTGGAGCGGCGCGGCTTCGAGGTCGACGTCAAGCAGTACGAGGCCGGTGCGCTCTACACCGGTATGGCCAATGGCCAGATCGACTTCGAGACCGACTCCTGGCTCCCGGTCACCCACGCCAGCTACTGGAAGAAGTACCAGGACCGCCTGGAGGACATGGGCTCCTGGTTCGGCCCCACCTCGCTGGAGCTGGCCGTCCCCTCGTACGTGAAGGACGTCCGGTCGCTGGACGACCTCAAGGGGAAGTCCTCGCAGTTCAAGGGACGGGTCGTCGGCATCGAGCCGAGCGCCGGTGAGACGGGCCTGCTCAAGGACAAGATCCTGCCGGGCTACGGCCTGGACAAGGAGTACAAGGTCGTCGACGGCTCCACGCCGTCGATGCTCGCCGAGCTGAAGCGCGCGTACGCCAAGAAGGAACCGATCGTCGTCCCGCTCTGGTCGCCGCACTGGGCGTACAACCAGTACGACCTGACCAAGCTCAAGGACCCCAAGAACCTCTGGGGCAAGGGCGACGGCATCCACACCCTGGCCCGCAAGGGCTTCTCCGCCGACAACCCCGAGGTCGGCACCTGGCTGAAGAACTTCCAGATGACCGAGGAGCAGCTCACCAGCCTTGAGGCGGGCATCCAGAAGGCCGGCTCCGGCAACGAGCAGGAGGCCGTCCGCACCTGGCTGAAGGCCAACCCGGGCGTCGCCGACAAGTGGACCCCCGTCGCCGGGACCGGCACGTCCAAGGGCGCGGGCGGCAAGGACGAGCGGGACCGCGCCGTCGAGATGGCCTGGTTCCCGTGGGAGGAGGACATCGCCGCCACGTACCTGTGGAAGGCGGTCCTGGAGGAGCGCGGCTACAGGATCAACCTCAAGCAGTTCGAGGTCGGTCCGATGTACACCGCGATGTCCCGCGGCCAGATCGATGTGCAGTTCGACGGCTGGCTGCCGTACACCCAGAAGAACTACTGGGAGAAGTACGGCTCGCAGCTGACCGACATCGGTTCGTGGTACGGCCCGACGTCGATCGAGGTCGCGGTGCCCTCGTACGTGAAGGACGTCCGGTCCCTCGCCGACCTCAAGGGCAAGTCCTCCCAGTTCAAGGGCCGGATCATCGGCATCGAGCCGGGCACCGCCACGATGGAGAACCTCAAGACGAACGTGCTGCCGGCCTACGGCCTGGACAAGGAGTACGAGGTCGTCGACTCCTCGACGCCCGGGATGCTCGCCGAGCTGAAGCGCGCGTACGCCAAGAAGGAGCCGATCGCCGTGCTGCTCTGGACGCCGCACTGGGCGTACAGCGAGTACGGCATGACCAAGCTGAAGGACCCCGAGAAGGCCTTCGGCAACGGCGACCGGCTGCACACCATCGCCAGCAAGGACTTCCCCAGGACGTACCCGCAGCTGACGAAGTGGTTCAAGGACTTCGAGCTGAGCGAGAACCAGCTCGCCGGCCTGGAGAACCAGATCCAGAAGCACGGTACGGGCCACGAGGAAGAAGCCGTGAAGGCCTGGATGGAGAAGAACCCGGGCATCGCGGACACGATGGCCCCGCAGTAG
- a CDS encoding quaternary amine ABC transporter ATP-binding protein codes for MQKLEGGADRDELRADGTTAAVIDASFTVEPGQIFVVMGLSGSGKSTLLRMLNGLLEPTAGRVLFDGQDLTALSPAELRHVRSSKISMVFQHFALFPHRSVLENAAYGLEVQGVPRAEREKRAAEALEMTGLAGWEKSWPDELSGGMQQRVGLARALATDADLLLMDESFSALDPLIRRDMQDQLLELQKRLKKTIVFITHDLNEAMRLGDRIAVMRDGKIVQLGTAEDILVTPANDYVASFTQDVDRTRVLTAGAIMAEPHTVLGTSTDDGRELRTEDDVLAAAPATVTESTPIIELFTPCSRSGVAVAVTDAGGKLVGVVPRARLLAVLGEPMTPVEPPQDITATAKKVASV; via the coding sequence GTGCAGAAGCTCGAAGGCGGCGCCGACCGCGACGAGCTGCGCGCCGACGGAACGACCGCAGCGGTGATCGACGCCTCGTTCACCGTCGAACCGGGGCAGATCTTCGTCGTGATGGGTCTGTCCGGGTCCGGAAAGTCCACGCTGCTGCGCATGCTCAACGGACTTCTGGAGCCCACAGCCGGACGCGTGCTGTTCGACGGCCAGGACCTGACCGCCCTGAGCCCCGCGGAACTGCGCCATGTCCGATCCTCCAAGATCAGCATGGTGTTCCAGCACTTCGCGCTCTTCCCCCACCGCAGCGTCCTGGAGAACGCCGCGTACGGCCTGGAAGTACAGGGCGTGCCGCGCGCCGAGCGCGAGAAGCGCGCCGCCGAGGCGCTGGAGATGACCGGTCTCGCCGGCTGGGAGAAGTCCTGGCCCGACGAGCTGTCCGGCGGCATGCAACAGCGCGTCGGCCTGGCCCGCGCCCTGGCCACCGACGCCGACCTGCTGCTGATGGACGAGTCCTTCAGCGCGCTCGACCCGCTGATCCGCCGCGACATGCAGGACCAGCTGCTCGAACTGCAGAAGCGGCTGAAGAAGACCATCGTCTTCATCACCCACGACCTCAACGAGGCCATGCGCCTCGGCGACCGCATCGCCGTGATGCGCGACGGGAAGATCGTCCAGCTCGGCACCGCCGAGGACATCCTCGTCACCCCGGCCAACGACTACGTCGCCTCCTTCACCCAGGACGTCGACCGGACCCGGGTGCTGACCGCGGGCGCCATCATGGCCGAGCCGCACACCGTCCTGGGCACCAGCACGGACGACGGCAGGGAACTGCGTACCGAGGACGACGTCCTCGCGGCCGCCCCGGCCACCGTCACCGAGTCCACGCCGATCATCGAGCTCTTCACGCCCTGCTCACGGAGCGGGGTCGCGGTCGCGGTGACCGACGCCGGGGGCAAGCTCGTCGGCGTCGTACCGCGCGCCCGGCTGCTCGCCGTACTCGGCGAGCCGATGACGCCCGTCGAGCCCCCGCAGGACATCACGGCCACCGCGAAGAAGGTGGCCAGTGTTTAG
- a CDS encoding helix-turn-helix domain-containing protein, translating into MDDKESLRVGAAVRRRRRSLGLTLAAVASRSGLSVPFLSQIENERARPSARSLDRVADALETTTARLRAAADSARSVEVVRAGEGDGVRRVVRGRHQLSALEFTGELDLGREFQHRNDEVMYVVQGAAEVEAEGQAYRLEQGDTLFLSGGVRHRWRATMPGTRLLVVAVAEHVDATFDPRR; encoded by the coding sequence ATGGACGACAAGGAATCACTCCGCGTGGGCGCCGCGGTACGCCGGCGGCGCAGATCCCTGGGGCTCACACTGGCCGCGGTCGCGAGCCGCAGCGGTCTGTCCGTGCCGTTCCTCAGCCAGATCGAGAACGAGCGAGCCCGGCCCAGCGCCCGGTCCCTGGACCGCGTCGCCGACGCCCTGGAGACCACCACGGCACGGCTGCGCGCCGCCGCCGACTCGGCGCGCAGTGTCGAAGTGGTCCGGGCGGGCGAGGGGGACGGAGTCCGCAGGGTGGTGCGCGGACGCCACCAGCTCAGCGCCCTGGAGTTCACCGGTGAACTCGACCTCGGGCGCGAGTTCCAGCACCGCAACGACGAAGTGATGTACGTGGTGCAGGGCGCCGCGGAGGTGGAGGCCGAGGGACAGGCGTACCGGCTGGAGCAGGGCGACACCCTGTTCCTGTCCGGCGGGGTGCGACACCGCTGGCGGGCCACGATGCCCGGTACGAGACTGCTGGTCGTCGCGGTCGCCGAGCACGTGGACGCCACCTTCGACCCGCGTCGCTGA